From the genome of Fundulus heteroclitus isolate FHET01 chromosome 9, MU-UCD_Fhet_4.1, whole genome shotgun sequence, one region includes:
- the jund gene encoding transcription factor jun-D, producing MMKKDISLTLVDDADLKPHLRDAESLLSSPDLGLLKLASPELERLIIQSNGLVTTTPTSSQFLYPKTVTDEQEFAEGFVKALEDLHKQNQLNGAAQTNGSLDLGSNLTPAAVQPDLPVYTNLNSYGNGPLGTTVNYSTDTVPFPPPPTHHLGAAPLQPELSRVQPPPPPPKEEPQTVPDVQSFGESPPLSPVDMDSQERIKAERKRLRNRIAASKCRKRKLERISRLEDKVKTLKTQNTDLASTASLLREQVAQLKQKVLTHVSSGCQMLPHEVQVH from the coding sequence ATGATGAAGAAGGATATCAGTCTGACCCTGGTGGACGACGCGGACCTCAAACCGCACCTCCGCGACGCCGAGAGCCTCCTCAGCTCCCCGGATCTGGGTCTGCTGAAGCTGGCGTCCCCCGAGCTGGAGAGGCTCATCATCCAGTCCAACGGGCTGGTCACCACGACGCCCACCAGCTCCCAGTTCCTCTACCCGAAGACGGTGACGGACGAGCAGGAGTTCGCCGAGGGCTTCGTGAAGGCGCTGGAGGACCTGCacaagcagaaccagctgaACGGCGCCGCCCAGACCAACGGCAGCCTGGACCTGGGCTCGAACCTCACCCCGGCCGCCGTGCAGCCGGACCTGCCGGTGTACACGAACCTGAACAGCTACGGCAACGGGCCCCTGGGAACCACCGTCAACTACTCCACGGACACGGTTCCCTTCCCGCCGCCTCCCACGCACCACCTGGGGGCAGCCCCGCTGCAGCCGGAGCTCTCCCGGGttcagccgccgccgccgccgccgaaGGAGGAGCCTCAGACGGTGCCGGACGTGCAGAGCTTCGGGGAGAGCCCGCCGCTGTCGCCCGTGGACATGGACTCGCAGGAGCGCATCAAAGCCGAGAGGAAGAGGCTCCGGAACCGCATCGCCGCCTCCAAGTGCAGGAAGCGCAAGCTGGAGCGCATCTCCCGGCTGGAGGACAAGGTGAAGACGCTGAAGACCCAGAACACCGACCTGGCGTCCACCGCCAGCCTGCTGAGAGAGCAGGTGGCCCAGCTCAAGCAGAAGGTGCTCACCCACGTCAGCAGCGGCTGCCAGATGTTACCCCACGAGGTCCAGGTGCACTGA
- the rab3ab gene encoding RAB3A, member RAS oncogene family, b encodes MASATATYGQKESSDQNFDYMFKILIIGNSSVGKTSFLFRYADDSFTPAFVSTVGIDFKVKTIYRNDKRIKLQIWDTAGQERYRTITTAYYRGAMGFILMYDITNEESFNAVQDWSTQIKTYSWDNAQVLLVGNKCDMEDERVVSADRGRQLSEHLGFEFFEASAKDNINVKQTFERLVDIICEKMSESLDAGDPAVTGAKQGPQLTEQPAPPHQDCAC; translated from the exons ATGGCCTCGGCAACAGCAACCTATGGACAGAAAGAGTCTTCGGACCAGAACTTTGACTACATGTTCAAGATCCTCATCATTGGCAACAGCAGTGTGGGGAAAACCTCCTTCTTGTTCCGCTACGCCGACGACTCGTTTACGCCGGCGTTCGTCAGCACGGTGGGGATTGACTTCAAGGTGAAGACCATCTACAGGAACGACAAGAGGATCAAACTACAGATCTGG gacACGGCGGGTCAGGAGCGTTACCGCACCATCACCACGGCTTACTACCGAGGAGCCATGGGCTTCATCCTGATGTACGACATCACAAACGAAGAGTCCTTCAACGCTGTCCAGGACtg GTCGACTCAGATTAAGACATACTCGTGGGACAACGCCCAGGTGCTGCTGGTGGGAAACAAATGTGACATGGAGGATGAGAGGGTGGTGAGTGCAGATAGAGGCCGGCAGCTCTCAGAACACCTCG GTTTTGAGTTCTTTGAGGCGAGCGCGAAGGACAACATCAACGTGAAGCAGACCTTTGAGCGCCTTGTCGATATCATCTGTGAAAAGATGTCTGAGAGCCTGGATGCCGGCGATCCCGCCGTGACGGGGGCCAAACAGGGGCCCCAGCTGACAGAGCAGCCTGCCCCTCCCCACCAGGACTGTGCATGTTAA